The Nocardioides pantholopis genome window below encodes:
- a CDS encoding lysophospholipid acyltransferase family protein, translated as MLYRALHSVVPPLAKAVWRPTVRGLANVPGTGPVVLASNHLSFADSIVIPVVVPRKVVFLAKSDYFTGTGVRGALSRMWFEGLGMLPVDRDDSKAALASLDTALEVLGRGDAFGIYPEGTRSRDGRLYRGRTGVAHLALTAGCPVVPVGLTGTERLQPVGARLPRIVPITVEFGAPIQVAGRFGGLPAGRARRELTDEVMAAIGALTGQEPAGVYNARPV; from the coding sequence GTGCTCTACCGCGCCCTGCACTCGGTCGTGCCCCCGCTGGCCAAGGCGGTGTGGCGCCCGACCGTGCGCGGGCTCGCGAACGTGCCGGGCACCGGACCGGTGGTGCTGGCCAGCAACCACCTCTCGTTCGCGGACTCGATAGTGATCCCGGTCGTGGTGCCCCGCAAGGTGGTCTTCCTGGCCAAGTCCGACTACTTCACCGGCACCGGGGTGCGCGGTGCCCTCAGCCGGATGTGGTTCGAGGGGCTGGGCATGCTCCCGGTCGACCGGGACGACTCCAAGGCCGCCCTGGCCAGCCTGGACACCGCGCTGGAGGTGCTCGGCCGCGGCGACGCCTTCGGGATCTACCCCGAGGGCACCCGCTCCCGCGACGGGCGCCTCTACCGGGGCCGCACCGGTGTGGCCCACCTGGCGCTGACGGCGGGATGCCCGGTCGTGCCGGTCGGGCTGACCGGCACCGAGCGGCTCCAGCCGGTCGGCGCCCGACTGCCCCGGATCGTCCCGATCACCGTCGAGTTCGGCGCCCCGATCCAGGTGGCCGGCCGCTTCGGGGGCCTGCCCGCGGGCCGGGCCCGCCGGGAGCTCACCGACGAGGTGATGGCAGCGATCGGCGCGCTCACCGGCCAGGAGCCGGCGGGCGTCTACAACGCGCGGCCGGTTTAG
- a CDS encoding SpoIIE family protein phosphatase, producing the protein MADLFRAAGSIRRDYDAVDWAASPLGDVASWSPALCNAVDLALSTRFPVTLLWGPEHVLVYNAAYVELIAGKHPGALGRPAREVFPEAWSVIGPMLAAVRATGEPTWSEDILLPLHRRGFLENCWFTFSYSPVRGPDGEVEGVLDIATETTSRVVLGRRLQLLTRLGEALAPATGVEDVVERAVAVLRAAPTDLAGAEIGRVRGTSGRRVRVEHGPDGTWVWQPLVNGTTYGASFLGVRLHPHLPEDADYLGFVALLGGAVDQALDRVAALEAERSFSEALQRSLLSRPPTVPGLEVAVRYQAALEVAQVGGDWYDAFELRDGSLTVVVGDVAGHDENAAAAMAQLRNLTRGVAVTRWSEPATMLGDLDRAVLGLGLDVVATAVLGQVRPIEGSAGRLLEWSSAGHPPPVLIEPDGTARVLERAPDLLLGLDPTAERGSHSVVLEPGSTVLLYSDGLIERRGVPLDESVRWLVSELDGRRFLDAEAVCDHLLGEVGLLVDDDIVLLALRVTG; encoded by the coding sequence GTGGCCGACCTCTTCCGCGCCGCCGGCTCGATCCGGCGGGACTACGACGCCGTCGACTGGGCTGCCTCGCCGCTCGGCGACGTCGCGAGCTGGTCGCCGGCGCTGTGCAACGCGGTCGACCTGGCGCTGAGCACCCGGTTCCCGGTCACGCTGCTGTGGGGCCCCGAGCACGTGCTGGTCTACAACGCCGCCTACGTCGAGCTGATCGCCGGCAAGCATCCCGGGGCGTTGGGGCGCCCGGCGCGCGAGGTCTTCCCCGAGGCGTGGTCGGTGATCGGACCGATGCTGGCCGCGGTGCGCGCCACCGGGGAGCCGACCTGGTCCGAGGACATCCTGCTCCCGCTGCATCGTCGCGGCTTCCTAGAGAACTGCTGGTTCACGTTCTCCTACTCGCCCGTCCGCGGGCCGGACGGCGAGGTCGAGGGAGTCCTCGACATCGCCACCGAGACCACCTCCCGGGTCGTGCTCGGCCGGCGGCTGCAGCTGCTGACCCGGCTCGGCGAGGCGCTGGCGCCGGCGACCGGGGTCGAGGACGTCGTGGAGCGCGCGGTGGCGGTGCTGCGGGCGGCGCCCACCGACCTCGCCGGCGCCGAGATCGGCAGGGTCCGCGGGACGTCCGGGCGCCGGGTCCGCGTCGAGCACGGCCCCGACGGCACCTGGGTCTGGCAGCCGCTGGTCAACGGGACGACGTACGGCGCCTCGTTCCTCGGCGTCCGGCTCCATCCGCACCTGCCGGAGGACGCCGACTACCTCGGCTTCGTCGCGCTGCTCGGCGGGGCCGTCGACCAGGCCCTGGACCGGGTGGCCGCCCTCGAGGCGGAGCGCTCGTTCTCCGAGGCGCTCCAGCGCAGCCTGCTGAGCCGGCCGCCGACCGTGCCCGGCCTCGAGGTGGCGGTCCGCTACCAGGCAGCCCTCGAGGTGGCCCAGGTGGGCGGCGACTGGTACGACGCGTTCGAGCTGCGCGACGGCTCGCTGACAGTGGTGGTGGGAGACGTCGCCGGTCACGACGAGAACGCCGCCGCCGCGATGGCGCAGCTGCGCAACCTGACCCGGGGCGTGGCCGTCACCCGGTGGTCCGAGCCGGCGACCATGCTCGGCGACCTCGACCGGGCGGTGCTCGGCCTCGGCCTGGACGTGGTCGCGACCGCCGTCCTCGGCCAGGTGCGGCCCATCGAGGGCAGCGCCGGCCGGCTCCTGGAGTGGAGCAGCGCCGGGCACCCGCCGCCGGTGCTGATCGAGCCGGACGGCACCGCCCGGGTCCTGGAGCGGGCCCCGGACCTGCTGCTGGGGTTGGACCCCACCGCGGAGCGCGGCAGCCACTCGGTGGTCCTGGAACCGGGGTCGACGGTGCTGCTCTACAGCGACGGGCTGATCGAGCGCCGCGGCGTACCGCTCGACGAGAGCGTGCGCTGGCTGGTCTCCGAGCTCGACGGCCGCCGCTTCCTCGACGCGGAGGCGGTGTGCGACCACCTGCTCGGCGAGGTGGGCCTGCTCGTCGACGACGACATCGTGCTGCTCGCGCTGCGGGTGACCGGCTGA
- a CDS encoding cation:proton antiporter gives MTSSDLVYVVAGGSLLLAIVLPALLERWAISAPMVLVGVGMLLGLTPLPDGLPLDPQENRAAIEHVTELVVIVALMGVGLALDRPLSFRDRRSWAAWAPTWRLLLVAMPLTIGAVALLGWWWAGLPVAAALLVGAVLAPTDPVLASDVQVAGPRTASGAAAGESVAEHEVDERDELRFTLTSEAGLNDGLAFPFVYAAILLATEGGVSHWALEWVGWYLLGKLVLAVVVGILVGRVLAYIAFRSASPSLRVAERGESLLALAALVTAYGLAEVAGGYGFVAVFVCAMTFRSAERTHDYHAAMHEVTERLERLLTLFVLLVLGVAVTRGLLDALDWRGVVIGLALIFVVRPLSGWVALAAFARRSDRSGGLTRPQQLAAAFFGVRGIGSIYYLAYASAESDVLAADWLWSTVAFTIVASVLVHGVLASPVMARVSPD, from the coding sequence GTGACCTCCTCCGACCTGGTGTACGTGGTCGCGGGAGGCAGTCTCCTCCTCGCGATCGTGCTGCCCGCCCTCCTCGAGCGCTGGGCGATCTCGGCCCCGATGGTGCTGGTGGGCGTCGGCATGCTGCTCGGCCTGACCCCGCTGCCCGACGGCCTGCCGCTGGACCCGCAGGAGAACCGGGCCGCCATCGAGCACGTCACCGAGCTCGTGGTGATCGTGGCCCTGATGGGGGTCGGCCTCGCGCTGGACCGTCCGCTGAGCTTCCGGGACCGGCGGTCGTGGGCGGCGTGGGCGCCGACCTGGCGGCTGCTGCTGGTGGCGATGCCGCTCACGATCGGGGCGGTGGCCCTGCTCGGGTGGTGGTGGGCCGGGCTGCCGGTCGCGGCCGCGCTGCTGGTCGGCGCCGTCCTCGCGCCCACCGACCCGGTGCTCGCCTCGGACGTCCAGGTCGCCGGGCCGCGGACCGCCAGCGGCGCCGCCGCCGGCGAGAGCGTCGCCGAGCACGAGGTCGACGAGCGCGACGAGCTGCGCTTCACGCTCACCTCGGAGGCGGGGCTCAACGACGGCCTCGCGTTCCCGTTCGTGTACGCCGCGATCCTGTTGGCCACCGAGGGCGGGGTCAGCCACTGGGCGCTGGAGTGGGTCGGCTGGTACCTCCTCGGCAAGCTGGTCCTGGCGGTCGTCGTCGGCATCCTGGTCGGCCGGGTGCTGGCCTACATCGCCTTCCGGTCCGCCAGCCCGTCGCTGCGGGTCGCCGAGCGGGGCGAGTCGTTGCTGGCCCTCGCGGCCCTGGTCACGGCGTACGGCCTGGCCGAGGTGGCCGGCGGCTACGGGTTCGTGGCCGTCTTCGTCTGCGCGATGACCTTCCGCTCGGCCGAGCGCACCCACGACTACCACGCCGCGATGCACGAGGTCACCGAGCGCCTGGAGCGGCTGCTCACGCTGTTCGTGCTGCTGGTGCTGGGGGTCGCGGTGACCAGGGGGCTGCTGGACGCGCTGGACTGGCGGGGCGTGGTGATCGGGCTGGCGCTGATCTTCGTGGTGCGCCCGCTGAGCGGCTGGGTGGCCCTCGCGGCGTTCGCCCGGCGCAGTGACCGCAGCGGCGGGCTGACCCGGCCCCAGCAGCTGGCCGCCGCGTTCTTCGGCGTCCGCGGCATCGGCTCGATCTACTACCTGGCCTACGCCAGCGCGGAGTCCGACGTGCTGGCGGCCGACTGGCTGTGGTCGACAGTGGCGTTCACGATCGTGGCCTCGGTCCTGGTGCACGGGGTGCTGGCCTCGCCGGTGATGGCGCGGGTGAGTCCCGACTGA
- a CDS encoding amidase, translating to MGTDLTPDSPARVLAAALRERRISAREVLDLHLARIAERNPDVNAIVSLDPERARAGAAAADEHLARGGRPEPLHGLPFAVKDTHATAGWRTTYGSPVFADHVPAADELLVERIRRAGVVLLGKTNVPEFAAGSHTFNPVFGTTRNPHDLSRSAGGSSGGAAAALAAGMVPLADGSDMGGSLRNPASFCGVVGMRPSLGRVPEWPLYNQWETTSVGGPMARDVRDLALLLGVLAGPDPRTPMALGEPGHLLSAPLDQAASGALAGLRVAVSVDLGGSFQVDHEVARVVEESAAVWSAGGARVSAAAPDLHEAEDTFRTLRAWHLQAKLGKVLADNPGQLKHSLADNIRAGESLTGADIARAYTQRTTLGQRMREFFVDHDVLVLPVSQVPPFPADQEFPTEINGQPMATYLDWMRSAYFITVTGCPAIALPAGRTRDGLPVGIQVVAPHGADRRLLEIAAAFEDRTRGLT from the coding sequence ATGGGCACCGACCTGACCCCCGACTCCCCGGCCCGGGTCCTCGCGGCGGCGCTGCGCGAGCGCCGGATCTCGGCGCGCGAGGTGCTCGACCTGCACCTGGCGCGGATCGCCGAGCGCAACCCCGACGTCAACGCGATCGTCTCCCTGGACCCCGAGCGGGCCCGCGCCGGCGCCGCGGCCGCCGACGAGCACCTGGCCCGCGGCGGGCGGCCCGAGCCGCTGCACGGGCTGCCGTTCGCGGTCAAGGACACCCACGCCACGGCCGGGTGGCGTACGACGTACGGCTCGCCGGTCTTCGCCGACCACGTGCCCGCCGCCGACGAGCTGCTCGTCGAGCGAATCCGCCGCGCCGGCGTGGTGCTGCTCGGCAAGACCAACGTGCCCGAGTTCGCGGCCGGCTCACACACCTTCAACCCGGTCTTCGGCACCACCCGCAACCCGCACGACCTCAGCCGCTCCGCCGGCGGGTCCAGCGGTGGCGCCGCGGCCGCGCTGGCCGCCGGCATGGTGCCGCTGGCCGACGGGTCCGACATGGGCGGCTCGCTGCGCAACCCCGCGTCGTTCTGCGGCGTGGTGGGCATGCGTCCCAGCCTCGGCCGGGTGCCGGAGTGGCCGCTGTACAACCAGTGGGAGACCACCTCGGTCGGTGGCCCGATGGCGCGGGACGTGCGCGACCTCGCGCTGCTGCTCGGCGTGCTCGCCGGGCCCGACCCGCGCACGCCGATGGCGCTGGGGGAGCCCGGGCACCTGCTGTCCGCGCCGCTGGACCAGGCCGCGAGCGGTGCGCTCGCCGGGCTGCGGGTGGCGGTCTCGGTGGACCTCGGCGGCTCCTTCCAGGTCGACCACGAGGTCGCCCGGGTGGTCGAGGAGTCCGCCGCGGTGTGGTCCGCCGGCGGTGCCCGCGTGAGTGCGGCCGCCCCGGACCTGCACGAGGCCGAGGACACCTTCCGCACCCTGCGCGCCTGGCACCTCCAGGCCAAGCTCGGCAAGGTGCTCGCCGACAACCCGGGCCAGCTGAAGCACTCGCTGGCCGACAACATCCGGGCGGGGGAGTCCCTGACCGGGGCGGACATCGCCCGCGCCTACACCCAGCGCACCACGCTGGGGCAGCGGATGCGGGAGTTCTTCGTCGACCACGACGTGCTGGTGCTGCCGGTCTCCCAGGTGCCGCCGTTCCCGGCCGACCAGGAGTTCCCGACCGAGATCAACGGCCAGCCGATGGCGACCTACCTGGACTGGATGCGCTCGGCGTACTTCATCACGGTCACCGGCTGCCCGGCGATCGCGCTGCCGGCCGGCCGGACCCGGGACGGGCTGCCGGTCGGGATCCAGGTCGTGGCCCCGCACGGTGCGGACCGGCGGCTGCTCGAGATCGCCGCCGCGTTCGAGGACCGGACCCGTGGGCTGACCTGA
- a CDS encoding SRPBCC family protein encodes MKIAGSNTIAAPVEKVWDALLDPAVLVATIPGCERLAATGENAYDMTVTAGIAAIKGTYAGTCVLSDLQEHQSLTMHLQGAGAPGTVDATVAVTFAAADGGTQIAYEAEATVGGMAGGVGQRMLTSVAKKMAAEFFGNVERVIEGGLPSAAPASATASAMSSTAAVDGAPAAAPAQPGVFTAPAKVSAVGSPDDLTKGVVIGAGLVLLGVLAGAILGRRR; translated from the coding sequence ATGAAGATCGCCGGTTCCAACACCATCGCCGCCCCCGTGGAGAAGGTCTGGGACGCCCTGCTCGACCCGGCCGTCCTGGTCGCGACGATCCCGGGCTGCGAGCGGCTCGCCGCCACCGGCGAGAACGCCTACGACATGACCGTGACCGCGGGCATCGCCGCGATCAAGGGCACCTACGCCGGCACCTGCGTCCTCTCGGACCTCCAGGAGCACCAGTCCCTGACCATGCACCTGCAGGGCGCCGGGGCGCCGGGCACCGTCGACGCCACCGTCGCGGTGACCTTCGCCGCGGCCGACGGCGGCACCCAGATCGCCTACGAGGCGGAGGCGACCGTCGGCGGCATGGCCGGCGGCGTCGGCCAGCGGATGCTGACCAGCGTCGCCAAGAAGATGGCAGCGGAGTTCTTCGGCAACGTCGAGCGGGTCATCGAGGGCGGGCTGCCCTCGGCCGCCCCGGCCTCCGCGACCGCATCCGCGATGAGCTCGACGGCCGCGGTCGACGGTGCTCCCGCCGCCGCGCCGGCCCAGCCGGGCGTGTTCACCGCCCCGGCGAAGGTCTCGGCCGTGGGCTCCCCGGACGACCTCACCAAGGGCGTCGTCATCGGTGCCGGCCTGGTGCTCCTCGGCGTGCTCGCCGGGGCGATCCTCGGCCGCCGGCGCTGA
- the cutA gene encoding aerobic carbon-monoxide dehydrogenase large subunit: MTTKLMGQGIQRVEDQRFLRGKGRYVDDVHADPATLHAAVLRSPHAHARIVDIDVADVLEIEGVHLVWTYEDLGPLSAPMGEPLPLLIPHPDLTQGRTQYALAKDEVNHVGEAVAFVVAEDRYLAEDAVGRIKVTWEVLPPVVGVEAARAADRLVHEDVPGNIGARSEQKTGDVEAAMAKAPHRLELDLDIERSACTPLEGRGTVARWDPDVNRLQVWSSTQTSTGVRAAIAVKLGLDLGQVDVITPDVGGGFGVKVVHPWPEELLVPLAARALNRVVKYTEDRREHFISSSHERGQIQHIEVGFDDDGRLLALDVMFWHDHGAYTPYGLIVPIITSTQLLGPYKPEVYRVVYESLYTNTVIVTPYRGAGRPQGCFAMERTMDAIAEYLGKDRTEVRAVNFIQPDEFPYDQGLIFQDGRELEYDSGDYPASLEKIKELIGWDEFPAFRAEMAAQGRTVGIGLACYVEGTGVGPYEGAHINIETTGKVKVATGLTTQGQGHATVFAQLVADELGVKFEDVEVVTGDTRRMPYAVGTFASRAAVMSGSAIHLAAKRTKEKVLKIAAEALEADEADLEIVDGVVSVKGSPGASMDLATISVLSNPLRYAFDEASKAATQFSVGDPGKPPVAEDDEPGLEGKDFYSPERATYASGMHAVIVETDPDTAEITILKYAVVHDCGHLINPMIVEGQIHGGVAQGVGGALFERMAYDESGQLLNASFMDFLMPFVTEIPDGIAIDHLETPSPLNPLGIKGAGEAGVIPGSAVFASAIEDAERIPITAMPISPSELFTLRALHAETPTTQERPA; this comes from the coding sequence ATGACCACCAAGCTGATGGGCCAGGGCATCCAGCGGGTCGAGGACCAGCGGTTCCTGCGCGGCAAGGGCCGCTACGTCGACGACGTGCACGCCGACCCCGCGACCCTGCACGCAGCGGTGCTGCGCAGTCCGCACGCCCATGCCCGGATCGTCGACATCGACGTCGCCGACGTCCTCGAGATCGAGGGCGTCCACCTGGTGTGGACCTATGAGGACCTCGGCCCGCTGTCCGCGCCGATGGGGGAGCCGCTGCCGCTGCTGATCCCGCACCCCGACCTGACCCAGGGCCGCACCCAGTACGCCCTGGCCAAGGACGAGGTGAACCACGTCGGCGAGGCCGTCGCGTTCGTCGTCGCCGAGGACCGCTACCTGGCCGAGGACGCCGTCGGTCGGATCAAGGTCACCTGGGAGGTGCTCCCGCCCGTCGTCGGCGTCGAGGCCGCCCGCGCCGCGGACCGGCTGGTCCACGAGGACGTGCCCGGCAACATCGGCGCCCGCAGCGAGCAGAAGACCGGTGACGTCGAGGCCGCGATGGCCAAGGCGCCGCACCGCCTCGAGCTCGACCTCGACATCGAGCGCAGCGCCTGCACGCCGCTCGAGGGCCGCGGCACCGTGGCCCGGTGGGACCCCGACGTCAACCGCCTGCAGGTGTGGAGCTCCACGCAGACCTCCACCGGCGTGCGGGCCGCGATCGCTGTCAAGCTGGGCCTCGACCTCGGCCAGGTCGACGTGATCACCCCCGACGTGGGCGGCGGCTTCGGCGTCAAGGTCGTGCACCCGTGGCCCGAGGAGCTCCTGGTCCCGCTCGCGGCCCGCGCCCTGAACCGCGTGGTCAAGTACACCGAGGACCGCCGCGAGCACTTCATCTCCTCCTCCCACGAGCGCGGCCAGATCCAGCACATCGAGGTCGGCTTCGACGACGACGGTCGGCTGCTCGCGCTCGACGTGATGTTCTGGCACGACCACGGCGCCTACACGCCCTACGGCCTGATCGTCCCGATCATCACCTCGACCCAGCTGCTCGGGCCCTACAAGCCCGAGGTCTACCGGGTCGTCTACGAGTCGCTCTACACCAACACCGTGATCGTCACGCCGTACCGCGGCGCGGGTCGCCCCCAGGGCTGCTTCGCCATGGAGCGGACCATGGACGCCATCGCCGAGTACCTCGGCAAGGACCGCACCGAGGTGCGGGCGGTGAACTTCATCCAGCCCGACGAGTTCCCCTACGACCAGGGCCTGATCTTCCAGGACGGCCGGGAGCTGGAGTACGACTCCGGCGACTACCCCGCCTCGCTGGAGAAGATCAAGGAGCTGATCGGCTGGGACGAGTTCCCCGCGTTCCGCGCCGAGATGGCCGCCCAGGGCCGCACCGTCGGCATCGGCCTGGCCTGCTACGTCGAGGGCACCGGCGTCGGCCCCTACGAGGGCGCTCACATCAACATCGAGACCACCGGCAAGGTCAAGGTCGCCACCGGCCTGACCACCCAGGGCCAGGGCCACGCCACGGTCTTCGCCCAGCTGGTCGCCGACGAGCTCGGTGTGAAGTTCGAGGACGTCGAGGTCGTCACCGGCGACACCCGCCGGATGCCGTACGCCGTCGGCACGTTCGCCTCGCGGGCCGCGGTGATGAGTGGCTCGGCGATCCACCTGGCGGCCAAGCGCACCAAGGAGAAGGTGCTCAAGATCGCCGCCGAGGCCCTCGAGGCCGACGAGGCCGACCTGGAGATCGTCGACGGCGTCGTGTCGGTGAAGGGCTCCCCGGGAGCCTCGATGGACCTCGCCACGATCTCGGTGCTGTCCAACCCGCTGCGCTACGCCTTCGACGAGGCGTCCAAGGCCGCTACCCAGTTCTCGGTCGGCGACCCGGGCAAGCCCCCGGTGGCCGAGGACGACGAGCCCGGGCTCGAGGGCAAGGACTTCTACAGCCCCGAGCGCGCGACGTACGCGTCCGGCATGCACGCGGTGATCGTCGAGACCGACCCCGACACCGCCGAGATCACGATCCTGAAGTACGCAGTCGTCCACGACTGCGGCCACCTCATCAACCCGATGATCGTCGAGGGCCAGATCCACGGCGGCGTGGCCCAGGGCGTCGGCGGTGCGCTGTTCGAGCGGATGGCCTACGACGAGTCCGGTCAGCTGCTCAACGCCTCGTTCATGGACTTCCTGATGCCGTTCGTCACCGAGATCCCCGACGGCATCGCGATCGACCACCTCGAGACGCCCTCCCCGCTCAACCCGCTCGGCATCAAGGGCGCCGGCGAGGCCGGCGTCATCCCCGGGTCGGCCGTCTTCGCGTCCGCGATCGAGGATGCCGAGCGGATCCCGATCACGGCGATGCCGATCTCCCCGTCCGAGCTGTTCACGCTCCGCGCCCTGCACGCGGAGACCCCCACCACCCAGGAGCGCCCCGCATGA
- a CDS encoding (2Fe-2S)-binding protein, whose protein sequence is MSAQDTVRHGEQLHLIRLRVNGIGHDVEVPARRLLSDALRHDLGLTGTHVGCEHGVCGACTVLMDGKPVRACLIFAVSAVDAEITTVEGLTEPDGSLSPVQQAFSECHGLQCGFCTPGFLTTITAGLNENPCPTHEEAREMIAGNLCRCTGYQNIVKSVERAAEITQAKEAESA, encoded by the coding sequence ATGAGCGCACAGGACACGGTTCGCCACGGCGAGCAGCTGCACCTGATCCGGTTGCGGGTCAACGGGATCGGCCACGACGTGGAGGTGCCGGCGCGCCGGCTGCTCTCCGACGCGCTGCGCCACGACCTCGGCCTGACCGGCACCCACGTCGGGTGCGAGCACGGCGTCTGCGGCGCCTGCACGGTGCTGATGGACGGCAAGCCCGTGCGCGCCTGCCTGATCTTCGCGGTCTCCGCGGTCGACGCCGAGATCACCACCGTCGAGGGGCTCACCGAGCCCGACGGCTCCCTGAGCCCGGTCCAGCAGGCCTTCTCGGAGTGCCACGGCCTCCAGTGCGGCTTCTGCACCCCGGGCTTCCTCACCACGATCACCGCCGGGCTGAACGAGAACCCCTGCCCGACCCACGAGGAGGCCCGCGAGATGATCGCCGGCAACCTGTGCCGCTGCACCGGCTACCAGAACATTGTGAAGTCCGTCGAGCGCGCCGCCGAGATCACCCAGGCCAAGGAGGCGGAGTCGGCATGA
- a CDS encoding FAD binding domain-containing protein, translated as MKPAPFAYHRPTTLGDALEVLSGNADAKVLAGGQSLVPLLSMRLAGPSALVDINAIPGLDTIEVTEAGVRIGALARHADVLAHEGVRRVQPLLPEALSYVAHATIRNRGTTVGSIVHADAAAEMPSVLVLLGGSVEAASTGGTRTIAAEDLFLGPLESTLRPEEIATSAFFPALPAGAGVAFDEIARRQGDYALVGLGAVVDGDSVRASYVSVSDVPTVVDLSGVPDDRLGEVALEHLDPVDDIHATAAYRAQLVRVLTKRVVTKAREAAR; from the coding sequence GTGAAACCCGCTCCGTTCGCTTACCACCGACCCACCACCCTGGGCGACGCACTGGAAGTTCTCTCGGGCAATGCAGACGCCAAGGTATTGGCAGGCGGACAGAGCCTCGTGCCACTGCTGTCGATGCGCCTGGCCGGGCCCAGCGCCCTGGTCGACATCAACGCGATCCCCGGCCTCGACACCATCGAGGTGACCGAGGCCGGGGTCCGCATCGGCGCACTCGCCCGGCACGCCGACGTGCTCGCCCACGAGGGCGTACGCCGGGTCCAGCCGCTGCTGCCCGAGGCGCTCTCGTACGTCGCGCACGCCACGATCCGCAACCGCGGCACCACCGTCGGCTCGATCGTGCACGCCGACGCCGCCGCCGAGATGCCCAGCGTGCTGGTCCTCCTCGGCGGCTCCGTGGAGGCCGCCTCGACCGGCGGCACCCGCACCATCGCGGCCGAGGACCTCTTCCTCGGCCCGCTGGAGTCCACCCTGCGCCCGGAGGAGATCGCCACCTCGGCGTTCTTCCCGGCGCTGCCCGCCGGCGCGGGCGTCGCGTTCGACGAGATCGCGCGCCGCCAGGGCGACTACGCGCTGGTCGGCCTCGGCGCCGTCGTCGACGGCGACAGCGTCCGCGCCAGCTACGTGTCGGTCAGCGACGTCCCCACGGTCGTCGACCTGTCCGGCGTACCTGACGACAGGCTGGGCGAGGTCGCCCTCGAGCACCTCGACCCGGTCGACGACATCCATGCCACTGCCGCGTACCGCGCCCAGCTCGTTCGGGTGCTCACCAAGCGCGTGGTCACGAAGGCTCGGGAGGCCGCACGATGA
- a CDS encoding uracil-xanthine permease family protein, producing MSMFKWEVVDPAPGEAVMPHQRLGWGKTVGLGAQHVVAMFGATFVFPLVMGLDANLAIMFSGICTILFLLVCNNKVPSYLGTSAAFVGAVAAIRLQGGDSADVTGAILVAGLVLAALGVVVHFAGAGLINKILPPAVTGAVVMLIGFNLAPVVAQTYWPQDQWVALLTTTFLVAASVLLPGFWSRIAVFLALIFGYVISWIFDGVFGPITSTLAGATEATEHDRVTWAGVKAADWIGLPSGQLGDGVDVVHGPSFSLSFILLVLPGVIALIAENTGHVKAVAEMTGDDLDPYMGRAIGADGAATALASLFGGSPTTTYAENIGVMSATRVYSTAAYYVAAAVAILLGLCPKFGAIVNATPGGVLGGITVVLYGMIGLVGAKIWVENRVDFGNPVNMVGLAAGIIAGIGGVTLTIGDDFELGGIALGSILVIVYFHMVKGRTPASTSGEVTKTL from the coding sequence ATGTCGATGTTCAAGTGGGAAGTCGTTGACCCGGCGCCCGGCGAAGCCGTGATGCCGCATCAGCGACTCGGATGGGGAAAGACGGTGGGCCTCGGCGCCCAGCACGTCGTGGCGATGTTCGGGGCGACCTTCGTCTTCCCGTTGGTCATGGGCCTGGACGCGAACCTCGCGATCATGTTCTCGGGCATCTGCACGATCCTGTTCCTGCTCGTCTGCAACAACAAGGTGCCCAGCTACCTGGGCACCAGCGCCGCCTTCGTCGGCGCCGTGGCCGCGATCCGCCTCCAGGGCGGCGACTCCGCCGACGTCACCGGTGCCATCCTCGTCGCCGGCCTGGTGCTCGCGGCGCTCGGCGTGGTCGTGCACTTCGCGGGCGCCGGCCTGATCAACAAGATCCTCCCGCCCGCCGTCACCGGCGCCGTGGTCATGCTGATCGGCTTCAACCTCGCCCCGGTCGTGGCCCAGACCTACTGGCCCCAGGACCAGTGGGTGGCGCTGCTGACCACCACGTTCCTGGTGGCCGCCTCGGTGCTGCTGCCCGGCTTCTGGTCCCGGATCGCGGTGTTCCTCGCCCTGATCTTCGGCTACGTCATCTCCTGGATCTTCGACGGCGTCTTCGGTCCGATCACCTCCACGCTGGCCGGCGCCACCGAGGCCACCGAGCACGACCGGGTCACCTGGGCCGGCGTGAAGGCCGCCGACTGGATCGGCCTGCCCAGCGGCCAGCTCGGCGACGGCGTGGACGTCGTGCACGGCCCGAGCTTCTCGCTGAGCTTCATCCTCCTCGTGCTGCCCGGCGTCATCGCGCTGATCGCCGAGAACACCGGCCACGTGAAGGCCGTCGCCGAGATGACCGGCGACGACCTCGATCCCTACATGGGCCGGGCCATCGGCGCCGACGGTGCCGCCACCGCGCTCGCGAGCCTCTTCGGCGGCTCGCCGACCACGACGTACGCCGAGAACATCGGCGTCATGAGCGCGACCCGCGTCTACTCGACCGCCGCGTACTACGTCGCCGCGGCCGTCGCGATCCTGCTCGGCCTGTGCCCGAAGTTCGGTGCGATCGTCAACGCCACCCCGGGCGGAGTCCTGGGCGGCATCACCGTCGTGCTCTACGGCATGATCGGCCTGGTCGGCGCCAAGATCTGGGTCGAGAACCGGGTCGACTTCGGCAACCCCGTCAACATGGTGGGCCTGGCCGCCGGCATCATCGCCGGCATCGGCGGGGTCACGCTGACGATCGGCGACGACTTCGAGCTCGGCGGCATCGCCCTCGGCTCGATCCTGGTCATCGTCTACTTCCACATGGTCAAGGGCCGTACTCCGGCCAGCACGTCAGGAGAGGTGACGAAGACACTGTGA